CTGAATGGAATATTTGAAATAGAATTTTGAGTTGAATATTAGCAAttgtatttaaagtgaatattaacattatcttaaataagcagaaaataataaaatataacaattttaataacaatttattattttctgcttaTTTAAGATAATCATATTaagataatgttaatatttatgttctatttctttatatattaatataaagaaatagaaCACAGCTTTGGATTTTGAGCGCGCGTCATTTCGTGAACGATTGCACGCGCACATGAACGCAtgttcactctcattttgtttcttttttctcttttcatggccagatggacaGCTCCGCTTTTAgggcttttaactttttattaaatgacaaattccTTTCACAAGATCATTACGGACTGTCCCTAGTCTCTCACCtgaatctgtcttttttctgttaaaGAACTGTTGTATGTCCATTGCTAACTGGCaggccgcacacacacacacacacacacacacacacacacacacacacacacacacacacacacacacacagagagagagagagagagagagagagagagagagagagagagagatatgctaGGGGTTCAGGAATTAAGCCTGGTTCAGGttaaatcctctgtgtgtgaggaatgaataaataaagcaaaagaaaaacattaatctTTCTTTTATCGTCTAGTTTGATAGTCAGCCACAAGTGAAAAATAACAGATCTAAATCTAGGAATGaataacaattcatttaaaaagccacagtgagtgttttcacacatactgCTGGTATACAGTGATGTGGCGTTTGTTTTCACTCTGGTCCAAAGGCCAGGGCTTCATGTTTCCATGACGACTGATCAGAAAAGacgcacgtgacgtcatgttttgttaaaatgcgtatcaaattaacgataaactttaccaacagagacacacgtacgcactacacaggtacgcagtttatttgtcgcgctgctgcttttgtttcacgctctagcggttaataaacagaactgcatgcgtcttgcggaagaacattgtaaccggcgctacttctctccgtttatgactatggacATAAACTTGTAAAGTTAATAAAAACTtgcgtagtgagcgtatagggccgatcggctctgatTATTCCcccccccttacacacacacacacacacacacacacacacacacacacacacacacacacacacacacacacacacacacacacacagagcgagagagagagacagtgagagtgatgCTAGGGGTTAAGGAACCTGGTTAAAtcctttgtgtgtgatgtgttaatTTCATGTATGTTAAGGTCTGTATGAAGTGATCCAAATATAACATGCAATTgccccccctccacacacaaacacacacctcttgtCATGAAGTCAACGTGCAGTTTTATTCGCCAAGCCATACAAACATGGGCAAGATAGAAAGgataaaatctaaaattacATAAAGTTTATAAGCATTTattactttacacttaaattcAGATATACAATGTTTTACTTTAAACCTACAAACACAACGGCTTATTAACCAGCAGATCCTCAAAGAAACAAGTAAAAGTAAGTGGAATAGTTTAATAACTAAACTCATCTGAGGTTAACAGTCATAAAACATTTGCCTTATGAAGTCCATCACAGCTCACATGTCCTGCTTCAGTGTGATCATGGGCTGAAGAGAGAAGCAGAACAAAAGGATTTTCATCAATAATCGATGACTGTGTATAAGACGTCCACATGTCCTGCTCACTTCATCACACTACAGCACTGGTGAACGATATTCTaaggttttctttatttttgtacacCAAGCACTTTTTCAGTACACCAGAAAGTCATGCTTTAATCTGATTCTGATGCTTTAATTTAATCTTTTGCGCAACGTTTTCCTTCAAGCATGCaattattttctgttaaaaaaaaaactgacattttTAGGAAAATAAGAACATTTAACTATAAGTAGAACATTCAAACCTTAAGGCTTCCCTTTAAATATAAAGCCCAAGACAGAATGTTTTTTGAACACTTTGTAAAAAGCTAAGCTAAGGAACAAACTCCAAATTACTTTCTTCTTAATAACAAACTTGTCAGGAGTTTAACATCTACACCTTTTACTTATGTTCTTAGAAAAATATCGTTCTTTAAGGGTTCTTTGGATTAGTAAGTTCTCATTATCCTAAAACAGAAACTCTGTTGTAAAGCTCTTGTTCTTTAAAACTTCCTGTGTttctcttcctgtttttttctgtagtaagttaaataaaatctgaGTGTGTATTAAATGAAGCTGAATGGGTTTTTGTTCATTACCAGGCTGTTGAAATGAGTTCGACACAATGCTTTACTCTCCCAGTGGATCAGGATCACAGAGAGGAGAAACTCGAAGAGGAACAACACTAAGAATATCCAGATTAATCCCATTTCTATTCTGTCCTGTATAAACTTTAGAAAAAGTTGTTGTAAATCATGTGCATTGTGTtgattacagtacagtaatgcTACAGTAATGCATGGTCAGGAAATCTCTCTAAGCAAATACtgaaattatatactgtaatctaCTGAAATCATCACTGaggattataataaatatttacctcAGGAGGACCATGAAAGTGGGTAATACTAATGTCCACACATACAAAAATGGCCAAGCTAATTCCCAAGCAGAGGCTAATGATGTTGAAGACAAACGACACCTTCATCTGTTTTCAAAGGCAAAAAACAACGTTATTAATTTCCATGTAAACTCACTGAAGATTTTCACATGAAGAAACAACAAGAGTTCAGGTCATTAGAGAGAAGACAGTTTTATACGTACCAAGGGCATTAAGGGAGTTTGTGCAGCGGCGATCGCAAGACTGCCAGAAACAAAGAactggaaaaaacaaagaaatctgATTGTAGGATGTGAGACAATAGAATAGATTAACAATTAGCTAATAAAGTGATTCAGAgagtttaattatattttataaataaagcccTAATTCTAATAAATGTCTGTTTCTTTGTTCCAGCCCATAAAGTTATTCTTAAATACTCTGTACATGTTTTGTAGTAGAATATGAGTGAGAGAAGTGTTGGAGGTTTTTACTGTAAACTTGGACACCTCTGACTCACCAGGATGCTTGGAATCatgacaaaacaaagaaaagaaaaaagtgaacgAGGATTGAAGCTGAGTTTGATTCCTCCCAAACACAGGATAAAGACTGCAGTGGCGATCTGAGCTGCCTTAAACACAAGAGTTATTGTGTTTAACAATAATTCCTGCATATAACAGTTATATCTggtgttattatgaatatataGTGGTGTGTATTTATAAAAGATATAAACATGCAGGTCAATGCAGATGACTTCATTTAACATGAAAGATTAACAGTGATTGTGTCTAGAAATAAAAGTCACTAATGATCCTTTTCTCCTGAGAAACTCAACATTACCAAGATGTTGTTGACAAAATGATGAATGCAGTTCACATGAACGCTatgaacagaacacacactctcacacacacacatctttaaaCTGCATGCTATCAGGCACCAGGAGATGTTCCTCACTAGTGGCTTAATTCAGTTCTATGTGACTTTGGtcaaattgtttgttatttaatagttttcttttttgttaaatgtagaAGCTGAATTGATGGAGATGTGGAATTGTGTTGAGTTGTGAGTCGTCCTACCCCGAGTGCTTTGGGCCAGCCGCGCTGATACACTTTATAGGTGTCCTTGAACCTGCAGCTGAATTTGTCAggcatgagctgtccctctgctGCGTTCCTGACACTAGTGAGAGGGATGGTGATGACCATGCAGTCGTCCGGTTTGAACGTGTACCTCATTGTTCTGGtggagagtaaagagagagagaaaaaagagagagagagagagagagagagagagaaaggagggagagagagaccttttttttttactttttcaacactttatttacacaagtcacacatcattaaaattcatggtgacttaataaataaataaccaaacaaacaaacaaataaagatgtTAAGATGGTTTCTACATTGATTAAAACATGGGTGATTAGTTGAACTCTGGTGCAAAGTTcagttctccttcctccacagaGCACAAAATATTCTCCCAACACCACACATTTAAAACCATCAACATTGTTcatacttttgtaaaaattaaacTCAATTAAACTCTTGATTTTATCAGCCTTTTTAGTATCGTTGTGGCCTCACAGTCAGCGTTTTGTGTAATCTGGTTTCTCAGGCTCAGTTATATTGCAATCTTCGCTTGACCGAAGATGAAGTTGACCAGTTGGCACCTGAACCTTTGTTTCCTAATGTActtaaaagcaaaaataaaacactgaacagtaaaaacaacataaaacagcCTTCAAACGCTccgtaaaaacacaaacagtgacTGTAACCTGGAGCAGTGAATAAAAGCACGAAAAACAGTTTCTCTCTGTGAACAAAAAGGACAGTTTTGTGCAATATCAgggtttaaaacagaaataaaagagttCACAGAGAGAATACAATGTAAAATCCTCCACTGGAGGTCGGCAGCTCTTTTTGGTTAACGGTGGTTTGTACAGTGTCTCCATTCTggtttaatatcattattaaaacCAAGTACACTTCTCCATGGGGTGTCGACCCTCACActcagttttttattatttaaaaccttAACACTAGTTCAGTAGAGCAGCTTCCCTGACACTGTCCAAATGTCCATCTCCGCCACGCCCCGGCACTCCAGGAGGGGACCTTCACACCCGTCGAGGTCAGGAGCGATGATCAGCTGGGGAAAGGGTTCATCCTCTGCAGGACCGGTCTCTGTATACTGATAGTCCCTCAGCTGAACACACTACTCAGATGTTAGGGAGGACCTCCAGCAGTGTAAGAGTTGACAGACAACACGCAGGGACCGCATTCCCATGCGTGCTGCCAGGTCCTCCGCCTTCGATAGGTCTTCACAAGCTTCCGGAGTGTCACAATGCCTGTGGAGATAAGAGTCCTGGACAGCGCAGAGACGGCCACACTGGAGATGTCCATGCGCCCGCCATACACCAGAGGCTCCTCCAGCAGTAGTATAGTGTTCCActgtctttgttctgtttttttttaaaaaaaggtccaGATTTTGAACATGTTACGATAAAACAAGGGTAATCCTGAAACGTCCAGCGTTTTGGTGTCCATCAAAAACAAAGTTCTGTCCAGCCCCAGTCCTCCAACTGTGTGTAATAATCCACTGGCTGCTGCTCTCCATACTAAGTCTCTAGATCCAGTGAGGAACCTATGGATGTACTGCTCAGTCTGCTCTTCACGTGCTCTACAGTGCCTTcccagtttttatttaaaaactcatCATTCCCCAGGTAGacacccaaatatttaaaaccacctcttttccacactaaGCCTCCCGGTAGCGTAGGTTGCCCACCGCCCCACTCCCCAACTATAATGTCTTCACTCTTTCCCCAGTTAACCTTAGCTGAAGATAAAATCTGAAAGTCCTTTAAAATATCgtttaaaacactgacatcctTCTGTGAGTTTACCATGACTACTAGGTCATCTGCGTATGCTGAGAGGCATAGTGAAGCCTTGCTGTGTGGAATGTAAAAACCAGATAAATGAGATCTCAGTTTACATAAAAGAGGTTCAATTGCAAGAGTGTACAGCATACCTGACATAGAACAGCCTTGTCTAATACCTCTGTACACTCTAAAAGGGGCACATAAACCACCATTAACCTTCAGcacactgtacaacactttGATCATGGCTATGAAACCTGAGTTGAACGCGAAGGTTTCCAGCACCTTCCACAAATATTCATGCTCAACCCGGTCAAGAAATCTGACCAGTCTTTAAGCCCAATAGTCTGGAGACGTCCAAAATGTCACgaattaaatgtacattgtcGAATATAGACCTATCAGGCACACAGTACGTCTGGTCCTGGTGAATGATCTGCTCCATTACCTTAGTCAGTCTCGAGGCTAATGCTTTTGAGAGCAGCTTACAGTCAGTGCACAGTAGCGACACCGGGCGCCAGTTCCTCAGATCCATCAGGTCTCCCTTTTTTTGGCAGTAGTATCAGGACGGCCCTCCTGCAGCTCAAGGGGAATCTACCTCCCCTCACGCTGTCCCTTAGGACATCCAGCACGTCCTGCCCTATAACTGCCCAGAATGCCTTGTAGAACTCAACAGGGAGACCATCTACTGTACATCCATGGGGGATTCTGTTAATGGGGAGACCATTCGCCCGTACCTAGTCAACTCTTTACCAATCATTTCATCAGATATAAAAACAGGGACATTATTAATCACGATGCCTGTCTGAGTCAGCTTTCTAACTCTATCAACATCATTCAGAAAGACAACGATTGCACTGTTCATTCTAGAGGCAGCGACAATATTCTCGTGCCCCGCCACCTCACCGatggctaacacacacacactcctctacactcgccgcacacaccaccctcacaccgTGCCGGCGAGTCAAACTTTCGCCATGCTGCTCCGACACGCtactaactcactcacacacacactcaggctcGCATTCACGCGCACAAACAATTATTTcccctcttacacacacacacacacacacacactctctcacacaagtAATTATGATTTGTTTGAGATGTTTAAAAGGGAACAAATTGCACTTAGTGCGAAAAATTGGCAAAACGCCAACCGCTCTCACACGCCCCACACGCCACGCTCACCCGCCACGCATGcgcagagaagagagagagaaaggagagagagagttcatcTCGATTTGTGCAATAATGTCTACATTCATAGCCTGCAGAAACAGGAAGGAAACTGAATCAAACTGAACGCATTTCTACTTCAATATATAAACGAATACATCAATAAAAGGTTTGAGTTCAGTTAATAGCCAAaaattacacaatattaaataaaataattatatagtaaGCTATAAACAGggtcaataaaatgaaatacatataaaaataaatgaatacactcaagttcaagttcaag
This genomic stretch from Tachysurus fulvidraco isolate hzauxx_2018 chromosome 25, HZAU_PFXX_2.0, whole genome shotgun sequence harbors:
- the LOC113634374 gene encoding uncharacterized protein LOC113634374 isoform X3 translates to MRGGTMRYTFKPDDCMVITIPLTSVRNAAEGQLMPDKFSCRFKDTYKVYQRGWPKALGFFVSGSLAIAAAQTPLMPLMKVSFVFNIISLCLGISLAIFVCVDISITHFHGPPEFIQDRIEMGLIWIFLVLFLFEFLLSVILIHWESKALCRTHFNSLPMITLKQDM
- the LOC113634374 gene encoding uncharacterized protein LOC113634374 isoform X1, with the translated sequence MRGGTMRYTFKPDDCMVITIPLTSVRNAAEGQLMPDKFSCRFKDTYKVYQRGWPKALGAAQIATAVFILCLGGIKLSFNPRSLFSFLCFVMIPSILFFVSGSLAIAAAQTPLMPLMKVSFVFNIISLCLGISLAIFVCVDISITHFHGPPEFIQDRIEMGLIWIFLVLFLFEFLLSVILIHWESKALCRTHFNSLPMITLKQDM
- the LOC113634374 gene encoding uncharacterized protein LOC113634374 isoform X2 — protein: MRYTFKPDDCMVITIPLTSVRNAAEGQLMPDKFSCRFKDTYKVYQRGWPKALGAAQIATAVFILCLGGIKLSFNPRSLFSFLCFVMIPSILFFVSGSLAIAAAQTPLMPLMKVSFVFNIISLCLGISLAIFVCVDISITHFHGPPEFIQDRIEMGLIWIFLVLFLFEFLLSVILIHWESKALCRTHFNSLPMITLKQDM